One segment of Roseofilum casamattae BLCC-M143 DNA contains the following:
- the cysC gene encoding adenylyl-sulfate kinase — protein MNHRGVTLWFTGLSGAGKTTITQALKEKLLAENCKLEVLDGDIVRTNLTKGLGFSKEDRDENIRRIGFVSQLLTRNGVIVLVSAISPYRAVRQEVRGKIGDFVEVYVNAPLATCEERDVKGLYKRARAGEIKQFTGISDPYEPPEAPEIECRTDLEELSESVDKVWNKLVELKYLMP, from the coding sequence ATGAACCACCGTGGCGTTACTCTTTGGTTTACTGGACTTAGTGGTGCCGGTAAAACAACAATTACTCAAGCCCTGAAAGAAAAATTACTCGCAGAGAACTGCAAGCTGGAAGTATTAGATGGAGACATTGTGCGCACCAACCTGACTAAAGGGTTGGGGTTTAGCAAGGAAGATCGAGATGAAAATATCCGCCGCATTGGCTTTGTCTCGCAATTGCTAACTCGGAATGGTGTAATTGTTCTGGTCTCGGCTATTTCTCCCTATCGCGCCGTTCGCCAGGAAGTACGGGGAAAAATTGGCGACTTTGTGGAAGTGTATGTTAACGCTCCTTTAGCGACCTGTGAAGAGCGCGATGTGAAAGGGTTGTATAAACGAGCTAGGGCAGGCGAGATTAAACAGTTTACTGGTATCTCCGACCCCTACGAACCTCCAGAGGCTCCAGAAATCGAGTGCCGTACCGATTTGGAAGAATTATCTGAAAGTGTGGATAAAGTCTGGAACAAGCTTGTCGAGCTGAAGTATTTAATGCCATAG
- the treZ gene encoding malto-oligosyltrehalose trehalohydrolase — protein sequence MKIGSQYLGNGQCLFRVWAPHRKQVSVHLVYPEDRFIPLSSDQRGYWSGTASNITPGSLYFYQLDGDLERPDPASVLQPEGVHQASEVVDRDRFVWQDRDWQGLDLMRYIIYELHVGTFTEEGTFDGIIQRLPDLLELGINAIEIMPIAAFPGTRNWGYDGVYLYGVQASYGGPDGLKRLVNACHQAGIAVILDVVYNHFGPEGNYLWDYGPYFTGKYRTPWGDAVNYDDAYSDEVRNFFQQNALYWLEEYHIDALRLDAVHAIYDFSARPFLQQISIAVEELDEKLGYPHYLIAESDLNDARVLQPRDRGGFGHHSQWCDDFHHALHTALTGETSGYYQDFGQIEQLVKSYQQGYVYSGDYSPHRQRSHGNSPEGLSGENFVVCIQNHDQVGNRLGGDRMSALVDFPRLKLAAAALLLAPFIPMLFMGEEYGETAPFQYFISHGDRDLVEAVRQGRAKEFQSFGWDKEIPDPHSEKVFQESTLNWELARDGEGKILRSLYQTLIQLRRTHPALSSLARENLTVINPPDTRAIILHRHVRQSHLYGFMNFKADPVTLETTIIDGSGIRILDSDETQWLGSGATNPDRIDKKSQIQLSPWGFVLYSQE from the coding sequence ATGAAAATAGGATCTCAGTATCTGGGCAATGGACAATGTCTATTTCGAGTCTGGGCCCCTCACCGCAAACAGGTATCCGTGCATCTGGTTTATCCGGAAGACCGGTTCATTCCTCTCTCCTCAGACCAACGGGGATACTGGTCGGGAACCGCGAGCAATATTACACCGGGATCGCTGTATTTCTATCAATTGGATGGCGATCTGGAACGGCCGGATCCGGCATCGGTGCTGCAACCGGAAGGGGTTCATCAAGCCTCTGAAGTGGTCGATCGCGATCGCTTTGTCTGGCAGGATCGAGATTGGCAAGGTCTCGATCTTATGCGTTATATCATTTATGAGTTGCATGTGGGAACGTTTACTGAGGAAGGAACCTTTGATGGCATCATTCAACGGCTGCCCGATCTATTGGAATTGGGAATTAATGCCATAGAAATTATGCCGATCGCTGCTTTCCCCGGAACGCGCAACTGGGGGTATGATGGGGTCTATCTCTACGGCGTCCAAGCATCCTATGGCGGGCCGGATGGGTTGAAACGGTTGGTCAATGCCTGTCACCAAGCCGGAATTGCTGTCATTTTAGATGTAGTTTACAACCACTTCGGCCCGGAAGGTAATTATCTGTGGGACTACGGTCCTTATTTTACGGGTAAATATCGCACGCCTTGGGGAGATGCAGTGAACTACGACGATGCCTACAGCGATGAGGTGCGCAATTTTTTCCAGCAAAATGCCTTATATTGGCTGGAAGAATATCATATTGATGCGCTTCGGTTGGATGCGGTTCATGCCATTTACGATTTTAGCGCTCGCCCGTTTTTACAACAGATAAGTATTGCGGTAGAAGAGTTAGACGAAAAGTTAGGTTATCCTCATTATTTAATTGCGGAAAGCGACTTGAATGACGCGCGAGTTCTGCAACCTCGCGATCGCGGCGGCTTCGGCCATCACAGTCAATGGTGCGACGATTTTCACCATGCCTTGCATACCGCGCTCACTGGAGAAACTTCTGGATATTATCAAGATTTCGGACAAATCGAACAGTTAGTGAAATCCTATCAGCAAGGATATGTCTATTCCGGAGACTATTCTCCCCATCGCCAGCGCAGTCACGGCAATTCTCCGGAAGGATTATCGGGAGAAAATTTTGTGGTTTGTATTCAGAATCACGATCAAGTAGGAAATCGACTGGGTGGCGATCGCATGTCTGCATTAGTCGATTTTCCGCGATTAAAGTTAGCGGCTGCTGCTTTGTTGCTCGCGCCATTTATCCCCATGTTATTTATGGGAGAAGAATATGGAGAAACGGCGCCCTTCCAGTATTTTATCAGTCATGGCGATCGCGATCTAGTCGAAGCCGTTCGTCAAGGCAGAGCGAAAGAATTTCAGTCCTTTGGTTGGGACAAAGAAATTCCCGATCCCCATAGCGAAAAAGTGTTCCAAGAATCCACATTAAATTGGGAATTAGCCCGAGACGGAGAAGGCAAAATTTTGCGATCGCTCTATCAAACTCTAATCCAACTTCGCCGAACTCATCCCGCCTTATCTTCTTTAGCCAGAGAGAACCTAACCGTTATCAATCCTCCCGATACTCGCGCGATTATTTTACATCGCCACGTCCGTCAATCTCATCTCTATGGCTTCATGAATTTCAAGGCCGATCCCGTTACCTTAGAAACTACTATTATTGATGGGAGTGGTATCCGGATTCTTGACTCTGATGAGACTCAATGGTTGGGTTCCGGAGCCACAAATCCCGATCGGATTGATAAGAAATCTCAGATTCAGCTTTCTCCTTGGGGATTCGTTCTCTACTCTCAAGAGTAA
- the treY gene encoding malto-oligosyltrehalose synthase, with protein MKIPTATYRLQFTPTFTFENAEAIIPYLEKLGISDLYASPIFQAQSGSTHGYDVVDPNQINPELGGIAGLEKLLEVVQNNQLGWIQDIVPNHMAFSSQNSMLVDVLENGQNSQYKDYFDIDWNHPYEGIRDRVLAPFLGKFYGDCLESGELKLQYDKSGFTINYWEWKFPIHIESYSNILDYKSDELRRKLGRNHPDFVKFLGVLYAIKYIPTNSEQQERYAQITFIKSMLWELWNDNGEIREFIEANIEYFNGEVGKPESFNLLDDLLNNQFFRLSFWKVGNEELNYRRFFTVNDLICLRVEDEDVFNKSHKLVLDLLDEGKFTGLRIDHIDGLYDPEQYLNRLRDRAENAYIVVEKILEPHEDLRVNWRIEGTTGYDFLNYVNGIFCQQENQGKFDTLYTRFIGLPLNCQRLVDENKRLIINKHLSGDIDNLARLLKQIADQYRYSSDFTIYGLKEALVEVMMAFPVYRTYINSYDVSTTDQQCIEQVIAKIQDKIPSFLNELLNEITFIEKFLLLRFDENLSEDDKDRWLHFVMRQQQFTGPLMAKSVEDTVLYIYNRLVSLNEVGSAAGEFGFSLDEFHDFNQRQNSDWPHGMNGTSTHDTKRGEDVRSRINILSEIPEEWETYLQTWGKMNAGYKDSVRGVDVPTRNDEYFLYQTLLGTYPFELKDKSEFVQRIKDYLIKAIREAKVNTAWLRPDTAYEDGFLKFVDSLFKSTKQNKFLPSFQTFQKKIQHYGIFNSLSQTLLKVTVPGVPDFYQGTERWDLSLVDPDNRRPVDFKQRLKMLNELQSQWKKDKSSLLQQLLEHPEDGKIKLFTIHQILRTRQDYPDLFQWGDYQKLAVNGSLRQHIITFVRTWNESSAIAIAPRFLTSLIKEDEYPLGEQVWHETRISLPAGSPAIWKDVITGQEIEAENTIWIRDVLNLFPVALLIKQT; from the coding sequence ATGAAAATTCCCACCGCCACCTATCGACTGCAATTTACCCCGACATTTACCTTTGAAAATGCGGAAGCGATTATTCCTTACTTAGAGAAATTAGGAATTTCCGATCTCTATGCATCTCCGATTTTCCAAGCCCAAAGCGGCAGTACTCACGGTTATGATGTAGTCGATCCGAATCAAATTAATCCAGAATTAGGCGGTATTGCTGGATTGGAAAAACTGCTTGAAGTCGTGCAAAATAATCAACTGGGATGGATCCAAGATATTGTCCCCAATCATATGGCATTTAGCAGCCAAAATTCCATGCTCGTTGACGTTCTGGAAAACGGACAGAACTCTCAGTATAAGGATTATTTTGATATTGATTGGAACCATCCTTATGAAGGGATTCGCGATCGCGTCCTCGCCCCATTTCTAGGGAAATTTTATGGAGATTGCTTAGAAAGTGGCGAGCTGAAGCTGCAATACGATAAATCTGGATTTACGATTAACTACTGGGAGTGGAAATTTCCAATTCATATTGAATCTTATAGCAATATATTAGATTATAAATCCGATGAATTGCGCAGAAAGCTCGGCAGAAATCACCCGGACTTTGTGAAATTCCTCGGAGTATTGTATGCAATTAAGTATATACCGACCAATTCCGAACAGCAGGAGCGCTACGCGCAAATTACCTTTATTAAGTCGATGTTATGGGAATTGTGGAATGATAATGGCGAAATTCGAGAATTTATCGAAGCAAATATCGAGTATTTTAATGGAGAAGTTGGCAAACCCGAAAGCTTTAATCTACTCGATGACTTGCTGAATAATCAGTTTTTTCGCTTATCATTTTGGAAAGTGGGTAATGAAGAACTGAACTATCGTCGTTTCTTTACCGTCAACGATCTGATTTGCCTGCGGGTTGAAGATGAAGATGTTTTTAACAAAAGCCATAAATTGGTTCTAGATTTACTCGATGAAGGTAAGTTTACGGGATTGCGGATCGATCATATTGATGGATTATACGATCCAGAGCAATACCTAAATCGCCTGCGCGATCGCGCGGAGAATGCTTATATTGTCGTCGAGAAAATTCTCGAGCCTCACGAAGATCTGCGCGTGAATTGGCGAATTGAAGGGACGACGGGATATGATTTTCTCAATTATGTCAATGGTATCTTTTGTCAGCAAGAGAATCAAGGGAAGTTTGACACGCTCTATACTCGATTTATCGGTCTTCCTCTAAACTGTCAGCGATTAGTCGATGAAAATAAACGCTTAATTATTAACAAACATTTATCTGGAGATATTGATAACTTAGCGCGCCTGTTAAAACAAATAGCCGACCAGTATCGCTATTCCAGCGACTTTACTATCTATGGTTTAAAAGAAGCCTTGGTAGAAGTGATGATGGCTTTCCCGGTATACCGTACTTATATTAATAGCTATGATGTCAGCACGACCGACCAGCAATGCATCGAGCAAGTAATTGCCAAAATTCAGGATAAGATTCCGAGCTTTTTAAACGAGCTGCTGAACGAAATTACGTTTATTGAGAAATTTCTCTTGCTCAGATTTGATGAAAACTTGAGCGAAGATGATAAAGACCGGTGGTTGCATTTTGTCATGCGGCAACAACAGTTTACAGGACCGTTGATGGCGAAGTCGGTTGAAGACACAGTGTTGTATATTTATAACCGCTTAGTCTCCTTGAATGAAGTGGGTTCGGCTGCGGGTGAATTTGGGTTTTCGTTAGATGAGTTTCATGATTTTAATCAACGCCAAAACTCGGATTGGCCCCATGGCATGAATGGAACCTCTACCCACGACACCAAACGGGGAGAAGACGTGCGATCGCGGATTAATATATTATCAGAAATCCCGGAAGAATGGGAAACGTATCTGCAAACCTGGGGCAAAATGAATGCCGGCTATAAAGATTCCGTTCGCGGTGTTGATGTCCCCACTCGTAATGACGAATATTTTCTCTATCAAACCTTGCTCGGAACCTATCCATTTGAACTGAAAGATAAAAGCGAATTCGTACAGCGGATTAAAGATTATTTGATAAAAGCCATTCGCGAAGCTAAAGTCAATACAGCTTGGCTGCGTCCGGATACCGCTTATGAAGATGGATTTCTCAAATTTGTCGATAGTTTGTTCAAATCCACGAAGCAAAATAAGTTTTTGCCCTCCTTTCAAACCTTTCAAAAGAAAATTCAACATTACGGAATTTTTAATTCCCTCTCGCAAACCTTACTGAAAGTAACCGTTCCGGGAGTTCCCGACTTCTACCAAGGTACGGAACGTTGGGATTTAAGTTTAGTCGATCCGGATAACCGCCGTCCGGTGGATTTTAAACAGCGTTTAAAGATGCTCAACGAGCTGCAATCTCAATGGAAAAAAGATAAAAGTTCTCTGCTGCAACAATTACTCGAACATCCGGAAGATGGGAAAATTAAACTGTTTACCATTCACCAAATTCTGAGAACGCGGCAAGACTATCCCGATCTCTTTCAATGGGGAGATTATCAAAAACTTGCCGTCAACGGCAGCTTGCGGCAACATATTATTACGTTCGTGCGAACTTGGAATGAGAGTAGCGCGATCGCCATTGCGCCTCGCTTCCTCACTTCTCTGATTAAAGAGGATGAATATCCTCTCGGAGAACAGGTTTGGCACGAAACTCGAATCTCTTTACCTGCCGGTTCTCCTGCCATTTGGAAAGATGTTATTACCGGTCAAGAAATTGAAGCGGAAAATACCATTTGGATTCGCGATGTTCTCAATCTGTTTCCAGTTGCCTTGCTGATTAAACAGACTTAA
- the prfC gene encoding peptide chain release factor 3, translating into MPTDLSTEIQSAVDSRRNFAIISHPDAGKTTLTEKLLLYGGAIHEAGAVKARAKQRSATSDWMAMEQQRGISITSTVLQFAYQQCQINLLDTPGHQDFSEDTYRTLAAADNAVMLEDAAKGLEPQTRKLFEVCRMRKIPIFTFFNKMDRPTREPLELLDEIEQELNLQTYPVNWPIGTGDQFRGVYDRRTKKIHLFERTDHGKQAAKDTEIELGDPRIEELLDPDLYYQLKDDLELLDGLGAEFDLEKIHAGELTPVFFGSAMTNFGVQLFLDAFLEYALKPGERPSTAGLMAPEYPEFTGFVFKLQANMDPKHRDRVAFIRVCTGRFEKDMTVSHARTGKAVRLSRPQKLFAQDRESVDVAYPGDVIGLNNPGVFAIGDTIYTGKKLEYEGIPSFSPELFAYLRNPNPSKFKQFHKGVTQLREEGAVQIMYSSDEAKRDPILAAVGQLQFEVVQFRLQNEYGVETRTEVLPYSVARWVLNGWEALEKVGRLFNTTIVKDNSGRPVLLFKNQWNLQQVQGDHSELELSAIAPFTSVVK; encoded by the coding sequence ATGCCTACTGACCTCTCCACAGAAATTCAATCGGCCGTTGACAGCCGACGCAACTTTGCCATTATCTCGCACCCGGATGCAGGTAAGACGACGCTGACGGAAAAGTTGCTACTGTATGGAGGTGCCATTCACGAAGCGGGTGCGGTGAAGGCCAGAGCGAAGCAGCGCAGTGCCACGTCGGACTGGATGGCTATGGAGCAGCAGCGGGGAATTTCGATTACGTCCACGGTATTGCAGTTTGCTTATCAGCAATGTCAGATTAATTTGCTCGATACTCCCGGTCACCAAGATTTTAGCGAAGATACTTATCGCACGTTAGCGGCTGCGGATAATGCGGTGATGTTGGAGGATGCCGCGAAGGGATTGGAGCCACAAACGCGCAAGTTATTTGAAGTGTGTCGGATGCGGAAAATTCCGATTTTTACGTTCTTTAATAAGATGGATCGGCCGACGCGAGAACCATTGGAATTGTTGGATGAAATCGAGCAGGAATTGAATCTGCAAACTTATCCGGTGAATTGGCCGATAGGGACGGGAGACCAGTTTCGCGGAGTATACGATCGCCGCACGAAAAAGATCCATTTGTTCGAGCGAACCGACCACGGAAAACAAGCGGCGAAAGATACGGAAATTGAGTTAGGAGATCCCCGCATTGAGGAGTTATTAGATCCGGATTTATATTATCAGTTAAAGGACGATCTGGAACTGTTGGATGGCCTGGGTGCGGAATTTGACTTAGAGAAAATTCATGCAGGGGAGTTAACGCCGGTCTTTTTTGGTAGCGCCATGACTAATTTTGGCGTGCAGTTATTTTTGGATGCGTTTCTCGAATACGCGCTGAAACCGGGAGAGCGTCCGAGTACTGCCGGTTTGATGGCTCCCGAGTATCCGGAGTTTACGGGATTCGTGTTTAAACTGCAAGCGAATATGGATCCGAAGCACCGCGATCGCGTAGCATTTATCCGCGTATGTACGGGGCGGTTTGAAAAAGATATGACCGTGAGTCATGCCCGTACGGGGAAAGCCGTGCGCCTATCCCGGCCGCAAAAATTGTTCGCGCAAGACCGAGAGTCGGTAGATGTAGCCTATCCGGGAGATGTGATTGGGTTGAATAATCCGGGAGTGTTTGCGATCGGCGATACGATTTATACCGGGAAAAAGCTAGAATATGAAGGCATTCCCTCGTTTTCGCCGGAATTATTCGCTTATTTGCGCAATCCCAACCCGTCCAAGTTTAAGCAGTTTCATAAAGGGGTGACTCAACTGCGGGAAGAGGGTGCGGTACAGATTATGTATTCCAGCGACGAAGCCAAGCGCGACCCCATTTTAGCCGCCGTGGGACAATTGCAATTTGAGGTGGTACAATTTCGGTTGCAGAATGAATATGGCGTGGAAACGCGGACGGAAGTCTTGCCGTATTCGGTAGCGCGCTGGGTGTTGAATGGTTGGGAAGCCTTGGAGAAAGTCGGTCGGTTATTTAATACGACTATAGTTAAGGATAACTCGGGACGACCGGTTTTATTGTTTAAGAATCAATGGAATTTGCAACAAGTGCAAGGAGATCATTCCGAGTTAGAATTAAGTGCGATCGCGCCGTTTACTTCGGTGGTTAAATAG
- a CDS encoding NAD(P)H-quinone oxidoreductase subunit 5, whose product MELLYEYAWLIPVLPLVGAMLVGSGLISFNKATNGLRQLNAVAIVSLLGVAMALSFALLWSQIQGHPTYTYTLEWASAGDFQLTMGYVIDPLTAMMLVIVTTVAFLVMIYTDGYMSHDPGYVRFYSYLSLFSSSMLGLVVSPNLLQVYVFWELVGMCSYLLIGFWYDRPAAAEACQKAFVVNRVGDFGLLLGMLGIYWATGSFEFDIMGENLADLVNEGAIAGSLAALFAVLVFLGPVAKSAQFPLHVWLPDAMEGPTPISALIHAATMVAAGVFLVARMYPVFEHIPIAMDTIAWTGALTAFLGASIAITQNDIKKGLAYSTISQLGYMIMAMGIGAYSAGLFHLMTHAYFKAMLFLGSGSVIHGMEAVVGHDPVLAQDMRLMGGLRKYMPITSTTFLIGTLAICGIPPFAGFWSKDEILGSAFAANPALWAIGWGTAGITAFYMFRMYFSTFEGEFRGNDETIRQELREAAGVAVAGHGHDDHDHDHHHAHSPHESPLTMTFALMMLAIPSIFVGLLGTPFANYFEAFVHAPGEVFDMAEAAAEFEWSEFALMAGSSVGVGLIGITLASLMYVSRQIDASAIAKSIQPLYQFSLNKWYFDEIYDSVFVMGMRRVARQVMEVDFRVVDGAVNLTGFVTLITGEGLKYLENGRAQFYALIIFGAVLGFVVFSGIA is encoded by the coding sequence ATGGAATTACTCTATGAATACGCCTGGTTAATCCCCGTACTCCCCTTGGTTGGGGCGATGCTGGTGGGTTCCGGGTTGATCTCATTTAACAAAGCAACCAACGGCTTGCGACAACTTAACGCCGTGGCCATCGTCTCCTTGCTGGGAGTCGCCATGGCCTTGTCCTTTGCCCTGCTCTGGAGTCAAATCCAAGGGCATCCGACCTACACCTACACCCTGGAATGGGCATCGGCGGGAGACTTCCAACTGACGATGGGTTATGTTATCGACCCGTTGACTGCCATGATGTTAGTCATCGTCACTACCGTTGCATTTCTGGTGATGATCTACACTGATGGCTACATGAGTCATGACCCCGGATACGTCCGGTTCTACTCCTACCTGAGCTTGTTTAGCTCCTCCATGCTCGGACTGGTCGTTAGCCCAAACCTGCTGCAAGTCTATGTATTCTGGGAATTAGTGGGCATGTGTTCCTACCTGCTCATTGGGTTTTGGTACGATCGCCCCGCCGCCGCCGAAGCCTGTCAAAAAGCATTCGTCGTCAACCGCGTCGGCGACTTCGGCTTGCTGCTCGGGATGCTCGGAATCTACTGGGCCACCGGTAGCTTTGAGTTCGACATCATGGGCGAGAACCTAGCGGATTTAGTCAATGAGGGGGCGATCGCCGGCTCTCTGGCTGCCCTATTCGCCGTTTTAGTCTTTTTAGGTCCCGTGGCCAAATCCGCCCAGTTTCCGCTCCATGTTTGGTTGCCCGACGCCATGGAAGGGCCGACTCCCATCTCAGCATTAATTCATGCTGCTACCATGGTTGCCGCTGGAGTCTTCCTCGTCGCTCGCATGTATCCCGTCTTCGAGCATATCCCTATCGCTATGGATACCATCGCCTGGACGGGAGCGCTGACAGCCTTTCTCGGTGCGAGTATTGCCATTACCCAAAATGACATTAAGAAAGGACTGGCATACTCGACCATTTCCCAACTCGGCTACATGATCATGGCTATGGGGATCGGAGCTTATAGTGCCGGACTTTTCCACCTCATGACCCACGCTTATTTCAAAGCCATGCTCTTCCTGGGTTCGGGTTCCGTCATTCACGGTATGGAAGCCGTAGTCGGTCACGATCCAGTCCTAGCGCAAGATATGCGGTTGATGGGAGGCTTGCGCAAGTACATGCCCATTACCTCAACCACATTTCTCATCGGAACCCTCGCCATTTGCGGTATTCCTCCCTTCGCTGGATTTTGGTCGAAAGACGAAATTCTCGGCAGTGCCTTCGCAGCTAACCCAGCGCTCTGGGCAATTGGTTGGGGAACCGCAGGCATTACCGCGTTCTACATGTTCCGCATGTATTTCTCTACCTTTGAAGGCGAATTCCGAGGTAATGATGAAACCATTCGCCAGGAGCTGCGAGAGGCTGCTGGGGTTGCGGTTGCCGGTCACGGACACGATGACCACGACCACGACCACCATCACGCTCACAGCCCTCACGAGTCCCCGCTGACCATGACCTTTGCGTTGATGATGCTCGCCATTCCCAGTATCTTTGTTGGGTTATTGGGAACGCCGTTTGCCAACTACTTTGAAGCCTTCGTTCATGCACCCGGTGAAGTCTTCGATATGGCAGAAGCAGCCGCAGAATTTGAATGGTCGGAATTCGCGTTAATGGCAGGAAGTTCCGTCGGTGTCGGCTTGATTGGAATTACCCTGGCATCTTTAATGTATGTTAGCCGTCAGATTGATGCGAGTGCGATCGCAAAATCCATTCAACCTCTCTACCAATTCTCCCTGAATAAATGGTACTTCGACGAAATCTATGACTCCGTATTTGTCATGGGAATGCGTCGCGTTGCCCGACAAGTCATGGAAGTCGATTTCCGCGTTGTTGATGGCGCGGTGAACCTCACCGGTTTCGTCACCCTAATCACTGGAGAAGGACTGAAATACCTAGAAAACGGTCGCGCCCAATTCTATGCCCTGATTATCTTTGGCGCTGTCTTAGGCTTTGTCGTTTTCTCCGGTATTGCCTAA
- a CDS encoding NAD(P)H-quinone oxidoreductase subunit 4: MSDLPWLTIIILFPVLASLLLPIIPDKDGKTVRWYSLIIGLIDFAFIVYAFCTNYDLSNPDLQMVEKYTWVAELDLNWSVGVDGLSMPLVILTGFITTLAMLAAWPVSMKPKLFYFFMLTMYGGQIAVFAVQDMLLFFLVWELELIPVYLLLSIWGGKKRLYAATKFILYTAGGSLFILLAALAMAFYGDTITFDMQAIAAKDYSLNLQLLLYAGLFIAYAVKLPVFPLHTWLPDAHGEATAPVHMLLAGILLKMGGYALIRMNAGMLPDAHATFAPVLVILGVVNIVYAALTSFAQRNLKRKIAYSSISHMGFVLIGLGSFTNLGLSGAMLQMISHGLIGASLFFLVGATYDRTHTLMLDEMGGVGQKMRKMFAMWTACSMASLALPGMSGFVAELTVFIGFSTSDAYSSTFKVLVVFLAAIGVILTPIYLLSMLREICYGPENKELVEHEVLVDSEPREVFIITCLLVPIIGIGLYPKIVTQIYDPTTVQLTARLRNSVPTLADNVAFSESSRGGVALLKAPEL; encoded by the coding sequence ATGAGCGATCTTCCTTGGTTAACGATTATTATCCTCTTTCCGGTCCTCGCATCATTATTGCTTCCCATCATTCCCGATAAAGATGGGAAAACCGTGCGCTGGTACTCCCTGATTATCGGATTGATTGACTTTGCTTTTATCGTCTATGCCTTTTGCACCAACTACGATTTAAGCAACCCAGACTTGCAAATGGTCGAGAAATATACATGGGTTGCCGAACTCGATCTGAATTGGTCGGTTGGAGTCGATGGGCTATCCATGCCTCTGGTCATCCTCACCGGCTTTATCACCACCTTAGCCATGTTAGCGGCGTGGCCGGTGTCGATGAAACCCAAGCTCTTCTATTTCTTCATGCTTACCATGTATGGCGGACAAATTGCTGTCTTTGCCGTGCAGGATATGCTGCTGTTTTTCCTGGTCTGGGAGTTAGAGCTAATTCCGGTTTACTTGCTGCTCTCCATTTGGGGTGGGAAGAAACGGCTGTATGCGGCGACTAAGTTTATTCTGTATACCGCTGGGGGTTCCCTGTTTATTCTCTTGGCTGCCTTAGCGATGGCCTTCTATGGGGATACCATTACGTTTGACATGCAGGCGATCGCGGCTAAAGATTATTCCCTGAATCTGCAATTATTGCTGTATGCTGGCTTGTTCATTGCCTACGCCGTCAAACTCCCGGTTTTCCCGCTCCATACCTGGTTGCCCGATGCTCACGGCGAAGCTACAGCTCCCGTGCATATGCTGTTGGCAGGTATCCTGCTGAAAATGGGCGGTTATGCTCTGATTCGTATGAATGCCGGAATGTTACCCGACGCTCATGCCACCTTTGCGCCGGTACTGGTTATCTTAGGCGTGGTAAATATTGTCTACGCTGCTCTAACGTCCTTCGCGCAACGAAACCTGAAGCGCAAGATTGCCTATTCTTCGATTTCCCATATGGGCTTTGTCCTGATTGGATTAGGATCGTTTACGAATCTGGGACTCAGCGGCGCCATGCTGCAAATGATCTCCCACGGACTGATTGGAGCGAGCTTGTTCTTCCTGGTTGGCGCAACTTACGATCGCACCCATACTCTAATGTTAGATGAAATGGGTGGAGTCGGTCAGAAGATGCGCAAGATGTTTGCTATGTGGACGGCTTGCTCTATGGCGTCTCTGGCACTGCCGGGAATGAGTGGCTTTGTCGCGGAACTAACTGTATTTATCGGGTTTAGTACCAGCGATGCTTACAGTTCTACATTCAAAGTTCTGGTGGTTTTCCTCGCTGCTATTGGAGTCATTTTAACTCCGATTTATTTACTCTCCATGTTGCGCGAGATCTGCTACGGACCGGAGAATAAAGAACTGGTCGAACACGAAGTATTAGTAGATTCAGAACCCAGAGAAGTCTTTATCATTACTTGCTTGTTGGTTCCGATTATTGGCATTGGGTTGTACCCGAAAATTGTCACCCAAATCTACGATCCAACCACAGTGCAGTTAACCGCTCGATTGCGCAATTCGGTTCCGACGTTGGCGGATAATGTTGCATTTTCCGAATCTTCTCGAGGTGGCGTTGCGTTGCTCAAAGCTCCGGAACTTTAA